A region of Jonquetella anthropi DSM 22815 DNA encodes the following proteins:
- a CDS encoding MurR/RpiR family transcriptional regulator, translating into MTQNVTDVIRSRYGKLTKKQRLTADIMLADPESMAFMTLRDLAAAAGVSEMTVLHTCAALGFENYNQLKYEFRRYLTLKAKVDIQEQCGYPNMEVPSYELSEPAKLMAQICDEEAQVSRGFFESVGPVSLLHAAEMIVESRVTLMAARGVSMQVADFLSMRLAIMGLPAVVMNTEQNDSLHAALPLLGKGVALIAISMPDYYIMTTKVCEFARRQGASILGLTDHLKAPIAQYCDLLLTAPTATRLFINTIGPMLSLANLLSAAVNILKSRHAGKKFDAPVQFSKLFSGDAE; encoded by the coding sequence ATGACTCAAAACGTTACCGATGTAATCCGCAGCCGGTACGGAAAGCTGACGAAAAAACAGCGGCTCACCGCCGACATCATGCTGGCCGACCCGGAGTCCATGGCGTTCATGACTCTGAGGGATCTGGCGGCGGCCGCAGGCGTCAGCGAGATGACCGTGCTTCACACGTGCGCGGCGCTGGGGTTTGAGAACTACAACCAGCTGAAGTACGAGTTCCGCCGGTATTTGACCCTCAAGGCGAAGGTGGACATACAGGAGCAGTGCGGCTACCCGAACATGGAGGTCCCGTCGTACGAGCTGAGCGAGCCGGCCAAGCTGATGGCCCAGATCTGCGACGAGGAAGCCCAAGTGTCGCGAGGCTTTTTCGAGAGCGTCGGCCCGGTGTCCCTGCTCCATGCCGCCGAGATGATCGTCGAATCGCGGGTTACCCTCATGGCTGCCCGGGGCGTGTCGATGCAGGTCGCCGATTTCCTGTCCATGCGGCTGGCAATTATGGGCTTGCCGGCGGTGGTGATGAATACGGAACAGAACGACAGCCTGCACGCCGCCCTGCCGTTGCTTGGCAAGGGCGTCGCCCTGATTGCCATATCCATGCCCGACTATTACATTATGACCACCAAGGTCTGCGAGTTCGCCCGCCGTCAGGGCGCGTCGATTCTCGGCTTGACCGATCACCTGAAGGCGCCGATAGCCCAGTACTGTGACCTCTTGCTGACCGCTCCGACGGCGACCCGGCTGTTCATCAACACCATCGGCCCGATGCTCTCGTTGGCCAACCTGCTGAGCGCGGCGGTGAACATCCTCAAAAGCCGTCACGCCGGCAAGAAGTTTGACGCGCCGGTTCAGTTTTCCAAGCTGTTTTCCGGGGACGCGGAATAG